One part of the uncultured Bacteroides sp. genome encodes these proteins:
- a CDS encoding helix-turn-helix transcriptional regulator, translated as MENLEIAIIDANTLTCVGLRNLLEKQLPKAVIRAFEDFPTFADDTPDMYTHYFISSQTYILYNPFFLPRKEKTIIMMHGAGNHTFPASNHIINIFLPEKKLTTELMKFFSHKSSEMEKLPSDDELSAREIEVLILVTKGLINKEIADKLNISLTTVISHRKNITEKLGIKSVSGLTIYAVMNGYISPDRI; from the coding sequence ATGGAGAATTTAGAAATTGCAATTATCGATGCAAATACGCTTACCTGCGTTGGCTTGAGAAATTTGCTGGAAAAACAACTACCAAAAGCTGTTATCCGTGCTTTTGAAGACTTTCCCACATTTGCCGATGACACACCGGATATGTATACTCACTATTTTATATCCTCACAAACCTATATTCTTTACAACCCATTTTTCCTTCCACGTAAAGAAAAAACCATTATAATGATGCACGGAGCAGGGAATCATACGTTTCCGGCTTCCAATCATATTATAAATATATTCCTTCCTGAAAAGAAACTGACCACGGAACTGATGAAGTTCTTTTCCCATAAATCGAGTGAAATGGAGAAGCTTCCATCTGATGATGAGCTTTCGGCCCGTGAAATTGAAGTATTGATTCTTGTAACTAAAGGACTCATAAACAAAGAGATTGCAGACAAGCTCAATATTAGTCTCACAACCGTTATCTCTCACCGCAAGAATATCACTGAAAAGCTCGGTATAAAGTCGGTTTCCGGATTAACAATTTATGCCGTGATGAACGGATACATTTCTCCAGACAGGATATAA